The DNA sequence CGGCATGGCCCGCCTCGTGATACGCGGTCAGCTCGCGCTCCGATTCGGTGAGCACCAGGCTCTTGCGCTCGGCCCCCAGCATGACCTTGTCCTTCGCCTTCTCGAAGTGGGCCATGGCGACCCGGTCGGCGCCCTCGCGCGCGGCGATGAGCGCGGCCTCGTTGCAGACGTTGGCCAGATCCGCGCCCGACAGGCCGGGGGTGCCCCGGGCGATGACGGAGAGATCGACATCTTCGGCCAGCGGAAGTTTGCGCGCGTGCACGCCCAGGATGCCCTCCCGGCCCTTGATGTCCGGGGAGTCCACCACGACCTGGCGGTCGAAGCGGCCGGGACGAAGCAGCGCCGGGTCGAGCACGTCCGGCCGGTTGGTGGCCGCCAGCAGGATCACGCCGTCGTTGGACTCGAAGCCGTCCATCTCCACCAGCAGCGCGTTCAGCGTCTGCTCGCGCTCGTCGTGTCCCCCGCCCAGGCCCGCGCCCCGGTGGCGGCCCACTGCATCGATCTCGTCCACGAAGATGATGCAGGGCGCATGCGATTTCCCCTGCTCGAAGAGATCGCGCACGCGCGAGGCGCCCACGCCCACGAACATCTCGACGAAGTCGGAGCCCGACATCTGGAAGAAGGGACGCGCGGCCTCGCCCGCCACCGCCCGCGCCAGCAGGGTCTTGCCGGTGCCCGGGGGACCCACCAGGAGCACGCCCTTGGGCAGGCGGCCACCCAGGCGCACGAAGCGCTGCGGATCCTTCAGAAACTCGATGACCTCCTGGAGCTCCTCCTTGGCCTCGTCCGCGCCCGCGACATCCTCGAACGTCACCTTGGGCGTGTCGGGCGAGATGAGCTTGGCCTTGGAACGGCCGAACTGGAAGGCCCGGTTGCCCCCGCTCTGGAGGCTGCGCACGAACCAGATCCAGATCCCTGCCATGAGGATCCAGGGAAGAAACGCGAACACCCTCTCCATGACCGGGACCCTCGCGGGCCTTGCCCTGATGACGACGTTGCGCGCCTGAAGCTCGTCGAGCAGCCCGTCGGTGATCTCCCCGGGAAGCATGGAGACGAAGCGGCTCATGTCTTCGCCGTCGCGGTTCACGGGGGTGCGCAGTTCGCCCTCCACGCTGCGCGAATCGACGATCGTCACCTCGCGAATGTTGCCGGACGCCAACTGCTCGCGAAACTCGGTGTACGTGAGCTCGACGCCCGCGTTGCCGCCCGGACTGAAGATCTGGAAGAAGAGGAGCGGCACGAGCGCCAGCAGAATCCAGAATGAGGCGGTGCGCGAGAGCCGGGAGAACCTGCTGCCGGAATCGGGTCGGTTCTGTTCGGAATCAGACATTATTCAGAGTACTCCGGGACCACCGGCCCGTGCTCTCAGATGCTTGCGACGTAGGGAAGATGCCGGAAGTTCTCGCTATAATCGAGCCCGTAGCCCACCACGAACTCCGGGGGGGCGTCGAAGCCGACCCATCTGGGCTCGTGCGCGATGCCCTCCCGGCGCTTGTGAAGAAAGGTACACAATTCGAGGCTGGCCGGTCCGCGCGCCTGGATGATGGGCACCAGGGATGCCATGGTCCTGCCGCTGTCGATGATGTCGTCCACGAGGATGACGTGGCGCCCCCCGAGCGACACTTCGGGGTCGTAGAGGAGCTGCACGTTTCCCGATGATACCATACCCGACCCGTAGCTCGAAGTCACGATGAAGTCGACCTGGACCGGGTGATGGATGCAGCGCACCAGGTCGGCCAGGAACATGAACGAGCCCTTCAGCAGGCCCAGCACCAGCAGTTCCTCGCGCGCCTCGTAGCAAGCCGAGATCTCGTCGCCCAGCTCCCGTACCCTGAGGGCGATCTGTTCGCGCGTGAAGATTATGCGTCGCACGCGGCCCCTGCCGGTGCGGCGAGCAACGTCAGTCGGTGGCGTCATCGAGATCCACTCCCACGTATAGGATTGCGTCTTGAGGTGCGGGCCGCGCCTCGACCGACCGCGCCACCCCCGGCACCCAGAGGATACGCCCTCCGGCATCGGCCAGCACCGGCCGGCGCGCGCGCGCCGGCCGCGGCACGCGAGCGTCCCCGAACACCTTCTTGAGCTTGCGCGTGCCGGCGGTCAGGCGAATGCGGTCTCCGGGCCGCCAACTGCGGAAGAGGATGGGGAAGCGCAGAGCCGGGATGGAGAGCCCCTCTCCTCCCACCGGGCCGCGCGTCGACCAGCGGGCAAGGAAGGCGGCGCCTCCCGAACGGCCCTCGGCCGCGCCTTCGCCGGGAGCCGGAACGGCCACGAAGCGGGAGTCGTGAGGGGGATGCCCCCCGGCGATCCTCGCGCCGCGCGCGATGATCAGGCGCTCATAGGCGCGGGACAGAACGGCTCCGCCGGGGAGGTCGATCGACCGGCCGCTCCCGGCGGAGCAGGCGAACTCCGACGCCAGAGCGGTGCCGCGGGCATCGAGGCGGGCGCCGGACTCCGCCGCCAGCTCCCGGATGAGCCTGGCGCGCACCAGGGGATCGCACTGCAGGTAGCCGTCGCGGCTGAACGAGACGCCCTCTTCGGTGCGCCGCACCCCAAGACCCGCGAGCAGCGTCGGAACCACGGCGTGCCAGAGGCGGATCTCTTCTCCCGCCAGGCGGGCCAGACGGTGGAGGGCCCGGCGGGCGCCCGGTGCGACCCGCTCCTCGGCGAGCGGCAGCAGCTCGCGGCGGACCACGTTGCGCGGGATGTCGGCCGACCGATTGGTGGGGTCGGTCCGGTGACGGAGGCGGGAGGCAGAGGCGTAGGCGGCGAGTTCGCGCTTCCAGAAGGGCAGCAGCGGCCGGTACAGCCCCGGTTCGCGAGTGCGGGGGATCCCGGCCAGGCCGGCGAGGCCGGTGCCCCGCAACATCCGGTAGGCGACCGTTTCGGCCTGGTCGTCCGCGTGATGGGCGGTCACCACCCACCGGCAGCCGGTCCCGGTACGCGCCTCCTCCAGAAAGCGATAGCGGGCCCGGCGCGCCTCGGTTTCGTTGGCGGGGGGACGGGCGACCGCGCGCGACACCAGCGGCACCCCCCAGGCGCGCGCAATGCCCTTCACCCAGTGGGCGTCTTCGGCGCTCCCGGGACGCATGCGGTGATCGAGGTGCGCGGCGTGCACTTCGAGCGACGGGAGGCCCGGCGTGAAGCGCAGGAGGTGAAGCAGGACGGTGGAGTCGAGGCCGCCCGAGAGCGACACCAGAACCCGCCCGCCGCCGGCTACGACCCCGTCCTCGGCCAACGCCGCGCGGAAGCGGGCGGCCAGCGACCGGTCGGGCCTGCTCATGGCGCCAGCTCGCCGCTCGCCGCGCCGGCGGCGGAGAGCGCGGGCGGCGGAGGCCTCCCGGTTTCCTCCATCAGGACGCGCGCCAGCCGGTCGAGACGGTCGGACTGGATGCCGTCCACCCCCCACGAGAGCAGTCGGCGCATGTCGGCCGGCTCATCGATGGTCCAGACGTGGACCGGAATGTTGCGCCGGTGCGCCTCGCGGACGAAGCGCGGCGTGACGACCCGCGTGCCCATCCAGGCGTCCGGCACCTGGAGGGCGTCGGCACGGGGCGTATACAGGAACCCGAGCGGCCGGTGGTGCAGCAGATGGAACAGCCGGATCTGGCGGCGGGACGCACCGTGAGGGCCGGGATAGCCGTGCCGCGAGGGCCGCGCGCCCTCCAGCTCCGCGGCCATCAGCACCCGATGCCGCGCTCCGTGGCGGAGGACGGTCTCGACCAGCAGCGGCGCGACCTCGGGGGTCTTGGCCTCCACGTTGATGCGCGTGTCGGGGAAAGTCTCGAGCACCTCGTCCAGCAGCGGGATGCCCACGCCCCGGCCCCGGAAGGCCGGTTCGCCGGCCGGATCGCGGAAACGATAGCCGGCGTCGAGCATGCGCACCTCGCTCCAGGGAAGCTCGCGCACAGCGCCGCTGCCGTCGCAGGTGCGATCCACGGTGGCGTCGTGAATCACGACCACCTTGCCGTCCGCGGTCCGGTGCACGTCCATCTCCAGCACGTCGGCGTCCCATTGCTCCACCGCGGCGGTGAAGGCCGCCATGGTGTTCTCGGGCGCCAGCGCGGCTCCGCCCCGATGGGCGATGAAGAGGGGAGCGCCCGCCAGGTAGGGATGACCTGGCCGGCGGACGGGCCAGCCGGCCCATCCCCACTGGGCCGCACGCATGGAACGCCGCCGGGCCGGCGTCGTCAATCCGCCGCGGCCTGTTCCAGGCGCACCCGCTCGGGCGGGGTGACCTCGTACAACAGCGCAAGCACCAGATCGATGAGCGGTTCGGTCATGGACAATTCCCTTTCGCTCTGTTCGACGTCCCACTCGGGATCCTGCTCGCGCAGTTCGGCGCGGAGGGTCACCACCCTTTCCGCCAGGAAGTTCAGGATCTCTTCGACGATGGCGGGATGCGGGTCTGCGGGCGTGCCGCGCTCGTCGATGGATTCGCGCAACAGCAGTCCGCGCACGAACGCGAGGAAGCCGGGGAAGGCCAGTTCGGTGAACGGACCGTCGTCGAGGCGCTCCTCGCCCGTGATGTTCTCCCACTCCAGCTCGTTCCAGTACAGCTCCCGAGCTTCATCCAGGTAGTAGGCGCGGCGGTCCGGCGACAGGGGCGCGGCGGCCCCTTCCCGGATCCGCAGCGGGCGCTCCAGCACGCGGGCCATCCTCGCCTTGCGCCGACTCAGCTCACGTTCGATCAGATCAGCCATGGTCCTGCTCGTCGCTTTCGGGTGTCTCCCGCTTGTGCCACCAGGCTCGCCCGGGGCACGGACAGATATGAAACCCCGCCGGGACGGTCAGGTCCCTGCGGGGCGGGGCAGGAAAGCGATGCCGGAGGAGGGACTCGAACCCCCGACACGCGGATTATGATTCCGCTGCTCTGACCAGCTGAGCTACTCCGGCGGGGACATCGCGAAAACGCTAGTTTTGAGAAGATAGCGTGTCAAGCGGCACCGTCAGGGGCCGCGGATTTTCCCGAACCTGTCAGAGGACCCCCGGCGCCAGCGGGCATGGACCGGCGTTGGCGGAGTTCCGAGGGAGAGCGATCCGAATGGATATCCCGATGATCGTGGGCATCGTCGTCGCCGCCACCGGCCTCCTCACCAGCTTTCGCGTCCTCTGGGAATACGAGCGAGGCGTGGTCTTTCGGCTCGGCAAGCTTACCCGCGCCAAGGGGCCCGGGCTGATTTTTCTCGTGCCCTACGGGCTGGAACGCATGAAGCGGATGGACCTGCGCATCGTGGCGCTGGACATCGCGCCCCAGGACACCATCACCAAGGACAACGTCAGCGTCACGGTCAACGCCGTGGTGTATTTCCGCGTGACCAACCCGGCGAAGGCCGTGGTCGAGATCGAGGACTACTACTTCGCCACCTCCCAGCTGGCACAGACGACGCTCCGCAGCGTCATCGGCCAGTCGGAGCTGGATGAACTGCTCGCCGAGCGCGAACGCATCAACGAAATCGTGCGCGACATCATCGACGAGGGAACCGATCCCTGGGGCATCGAGGTTACGGGCGTCGAGATCAAGGACATCGATCTGCCCAAGGAGATGAAGCGGGCGATGGCGAAGCAGGCCGAGGCCGAGCGCGAGCGCCGCGGCAAGGTGATCGCGGCGGAAGGTGAGTTCCAGGCATCCCGCAAGCTCGCCGACGCGGCGGCGGTCATTCAGGAGTACCCCATGGCCCTGCAGCTTCGCTATCTGCAGACGGCCGTCGAGATCGCCGCGGAGAACAACTCCACCACCGTCTTCCCGATTCCGATGGAGCTCATGTCGGCGGGCACGACCA is a window from the Gammaproteobacteria bacterium genome containing:
- a CDS encoding glycerophosphodiester phosphodiesterase; the protein is MRAAQWGWAGWPVRRPGHPYLAGAPLFIAHRGGAALAPENTMAAFTAAVEQWDADVLEMDVHRTADGKVVVIHDATVDRTCDGSGAVRELPWSEVRMLDAGYRFRDPAGEPAFRGRGVGIPLLDEVLETFPDTRINVEAKTPEVAPLLVETVLRHGARHRVLMAAELEGARPSRHGYPGPHGASRRQIRLFHLLHHRPLGFLYTPRADALQVPDAWMGTRVVTPRFVREAHRRNIPVHVWTIDEPADMRRLLSWGVDGIQSDRLDRLARVLMEETGRPPPPALSAAGAASGELAP
- the tilS gene encoding tRNA lysidine(34) synthetase TilS; translation: MSRPDRSLAARFRAALAEDGVVAGGGRVLVSLSGGLDSTVLLHLLRFTPGLPSLEVHAAHLDHRMRPGSAEDAHWVKGIARAWGVPLVSRAVARPPANETEARRARYRFLEEARTGTGCRWVVTAHHADDQAETVAYRMLRGTGLAGLAGIPRTREPGLYRPLLPFWKRELAAYASASRLRHRTDPTNRSADIPRNVVRRELLPLAEERVAPGARRALHRLARLAGEEIRLWHAVVPTLLAGLGVRRTEEGVSFSRDGYLQCDPLVRARLIRELAAESGARLDARGTALASEFACSAGSGRSIDLPGGAVLSRAYERLIIARGARIAGGHPPHDSRFVAVPAPGEGAAEGRSGGAAFLARWSTRGPVGGEGLSIPALRFPILFRSWRPGDRIRLTAGTRKLKKVFGDARVPRPARARRPVLADAGGRILWVPGVARSVEARPAPQDAILYVGVDLDDATD
- the ftsH gene encoding ATP-dependent zinc metalloprotease FtsH, encoding MSDSEQNRPDSGSRFSRLSRTASFWILLALVPLLFFQIFSPGGNAGVELTYTEFREQLASGNIREVTIVDSRSVEGELRTPVNRDGEDMSRFVSMLPGEITDGLLDELQARNVVIRARPARVPVMERVFAFLPWILMAGIWIWFVRSLQSGGNRAFQFGRSKAKLISPDTPKVTFEDVAGADEAKEELQEVIEFLKDPQRFVRLGGRLPKGVLLVGPPGTGKTLLARAVAGEAARPFFQMSGSDFVEMFVGVGASRVRDLFEQGKSHAPCIIFVDEIDAVGRHRGAGLGGGHDEREQTLNALLVEMDGFESNDGVILLAATNRPDVLDPALLRPGRFDRQVVVDSPDIKGREGILGVHARKLPLAEDVDLSVIARGTPGLSGADLANVCNEAALIAAREGADRVAMAHFEKAKDKVMLGAERKSLVLTESERELTAYHEAGHAVLGLRIPGLDPVHKVTIVPRGRALGLTASLPEEDRHSYTKDWLEGQLVMLFGGRVAEEMRFGPTKVTTGAGNDIERATSMARRMVTRFGMSERVGLMAVGDSEQEIFLGRELVQRREISEHTAELVDSEVKRLLDSAHDRARVLLEEHKELLETIADALLERETLGRHEIELIEQGEPLPPISLEEPPIPGEENGSEPPETGEPLDGATQPIAGSTPDSLREPEEAVPVSSAPVDGPAARTRGSHADDP
- the hpt gene encoding hypoxanthine phosphoribosyltransferase, with protein sequence MRRIIFTREQIALRVRELGDEISACYEAREELLVLGLLKGSFMFLADLVRCIHHPVQVDFIVTSSYGSGMVSSGNVQLLYDPEVSLGGRHVILVDDIIDSGRTMASLVPIIQARGPASLELCTFLHKRREGIAHEPRWVGFDAPPEFVVGYGLDYSENFRHLPYVASI